A DNA window from Desulfobacterales bacterium contains the following coding sequences:
- a CDS encoding flavodoxin family protein translates to MKTLVAYYSESGNTEILAKAIYKGLETTDNDIVQIDDTTNFAAYDIIFVGFPVQTSSVPPKVEKALKRIPDGKMLALFGTHGSLRGGPLAVSAFHYAITLAAQATVIGTFGCRGEVKASLLEALMNKAEYRFWALEAQSAEGHPDEADLEDGKQFANLMLQKAGRV, encoded by the coding sequence GTGAAAACACTTGTTGCATACTACTCTGAAAGCGGAAATACGGAGATACTGGCCAAGGCAATTTACAAAGGTCTGGAGACAACCGATAATGACATCGTGCAAATCGACGATACCACAAATTTCGCAGCGTATGACATTATTTTCGTGGGGTTTCCAGTTCAAACTAGCAGTGTGCCCCCAAAAGTGGAAAAAGCGTTAAAACGTATCCCAGATGGCAAAATGCTGGCTTTATTTGGCACCCATGGCTCGCTGCGGGGCGGCCCGCTGGCTGTTTCAGCATTCCATTATGCGATTACTCTGGCGGCTCAAGCAACGGTTATCGGTACCTTCGGGTGCCGGGGTGAGGTCAAAGCCAGTCTTCTGGAGGCCCTTATGAATAAGGCCGAATATAGATTCTGGGCATTGGAGGCCCAGAGCGCCGAAGGGCACCCAGATGAAGCGGACCTTGAAGATGGCAAACAATTCGCCAATTTAATGCTGCAAAAAGCTGGACGGGTATAA